The Zingiber officinale cultivar Zhangliang chromosome 2A, Zo_v1.1, whole genome shotgun sequence genomic sequence AATGTCGGATTTCAACACTCAGATGACACACCTAGTCAACATTGATGTCCCTAAGGtgcaaaatcttttaaaaatagttAGAGCCACAACATTTGGATACTTGTATTTGAGCCCGAGTGCATTGATTATAATTGATTTACGTCATTTATTTGTTGCTCCTATGGTTTCCCCTTTAGTAAATTTTAACATGCCTTCTTAAGATTATTATCTCATTTTATCCTTGGTTGGAGACCAGATCGAATCCTCTCTCCCCAAAATCCCCCGTCCTCGTGTCCCACTCGTCGCCCCAGCCCGCCAGCGACAATCTTTGGCAGCTGACCCGATCAGAACTATACCTTAGGGGGAAGGTGAACCCAGGGGGATCGTTGTTGCGCGATCGGCGCTGGAATCCAACCGGATCTGAGCAAGATTTCCTTTGTCGTCGATCTAAGCTCCTTCTCAGATCCGGCTGGATTCCGGGGTCGATCACGTCGGCTGCGATCCCCCTGGGTTCACCTTCCTCCTAAAGTATAGTTCTGGTCGGGCCGACGGTCGGAAGTCGGCGGCGGTGGGCTAGGGGCGATGAGTGTGCACGGGGACAGGGAAAATTCGGAACATAGGATCCGATCTCATTGGAGACTTGGAGCGCACTTGGTTTCTAAGAGTATGCAAtaatttttcttcatttttattaTAATTCCATGCAACACCAGGATCTCATCTACTAACactattttacaagtgttagcaaCATAATGTAATAAAAGTCAAAGCATGGATGTaaccattttttttcaaaaaagattAGCCAAATATACATTATAATGGAGAAAATAAATCAAAgagaatatttaaatttagaatttttgatTAAGTTATTTAGTAATTAGTCTATTTTAGTTTATTATCTTTCAATTTGGGTAGATAATTATGAAGAATAATTGGATTTTTATTTGTCTATTCTTACCTAGTTTTAATTAGGATTGAGTTTAtaaaaaatcattcttttccatgtaactctattaattttttatcaataaatTTTCCACTTTCAATTCTTTTTTTTATGCTATGCTAGAATTGTCAACTAGGTTAATCTCTTGTGACCCTACCTAGTGTAGGTTGTGTCCAACATGCTCTGATAGGGGCTAGGTTGTGTCAGGCTCAGCTTAGAGTTGTTCGTAAGTCAGGCTAGGTAGAAGTGGTTTAACTCACTATCAAGCACCGCCTAATAACAGGTTAAATTGATTACGACATAAATTAGGTTTAGTTATGGCACAAACTTATTGAGTATGACCTATGTATTGAGTTgagcaataaaaattaaaaagtataaacatttaaaaaatagtaaaattttaaaattaaaataaaataaaaaataatttaaaaactatttttgattttttttaatattctttattttttcccttttcaatttttttaaaaattgttttattaAGAAAAAAATCAGACAAGCCTAGGCCAATTGAGACCTATGCCAGGTAACCAACTATGACCTCAGAGTTTTACTCAACATGACCCATGATACTAGTTTGGTctcaatataaaattttattcttcttGCATCCTATGCTTTGCTATTGAGAAACCTAAAGTTATCTCCTCCATTTGCTTCTAATGTCCATGCCCTATCTCTCTAGTGTTGTTGATGTCTCCCTGATTAATGTTGGTTCTTATGCAAATCTTCGATTGGAATGAACCAAGGCacccaacaatctcttccttatGCATGAGAGTTGTACTCTTATGCACTAACTCGACTAGCCGCTGATGCTCTAGGCTAGCTTAATCTCTATCAACTCTGCACCCATGAACAATGTCCTCATGCTACTCCTCTGCATCCTAGCTCTGCGTTCCTAACACACCGACCTCATGTTTTAGTGTTATCAACAACTGAATGACCAAGTTCTATCTTTATGACTTTTTAATTCATATATACTCCAAttagatcaaaaaaaaaaaaaaatctattacaGTAACCTAAAAAAAGGAAAAGCATGAAAGTTAGCTAAGCTAATAGTAAAATAAACCCTCTTCCTTTTTTAGTCTCACTCGACGAGTGGATTTTACAATGAGAATAGGTTTATTTGAGAACTTCATGACACACTTAAATTTGCAATAGAAAGGCGAACCTTGAGCTTATTATTGTTAGGACTCTCGTCTCCCTTTGCATTTAGACAACAAAGCGTTTGGATGAGATTGGTATTTATCTAATATGTGTCTAAGTTGTGGAGGGTCTACTAGGTATATAGGTTGACTTGACGTGGACAAGAGTTGTGATGGTTTGATGATTGGAGGTCCTTGAGATTGGAGGAGGATGGTGCATTAGAGTGACTGCAGGACAAGGAGTATCGGATCATGACAAGTTGAGGAGGAGATCTGCATAAACAAAAGCATGAAGGATGACTAAGAAAAAACCGCAGGCTTAGAACATCCGAGGAATGCGATTTGACGGAAAAAGACCTAAAGACTTGGAGAAATTCCACGAGAGATGTGAGTGGAGGGACATCATGCATTAGTCATGGGTAGATGGCAAACTTAGGTAGGCTCAACCTTAGATGTGATTGAAGTCAGGGGATGCGATGGTTGATTGGTCGTTCAAATAACTAATTGGGACCCGACTGGTGTTGGGATTTAGTTGACTGGTGGTCCAAATACCTCAAGTCAGGTCTATTTGGGGTATTCTGGCTGGATCAGTCAACTGATGAGTCAGTATTTGTCAACTGATTGTTCAAACATTGACAAATGAATAGAAACTTTTCTAGCTGATTAGATGAGTCGACTGAGGTTCGTTTGAAGCAATCAAAATGTTTAGGAGTCAACTCGTGTAAATTCTGTTTGAAGTGCACAGAAAGTTCTAGAGTAGACTAACACAATCTACTGAGCACTAATCAGTTGATTGTTATAAGTTCTATTGACTAACACTACAACGACTAATTCAAATAGCGACGAAAATGAAGTTTTAATAGTATGATTTGGATAATATTTGAAGGATTGATCGACTGCAGTCAACTGATCAGTAATGACAAGATTCAAAGTGAAGGTTATGAAAGAAGTCCAAGGGGATATGAGAGAGCAAGTAACACCTATATTCTGCTCCACCAAACCTTGACTGTTTTTTCTATTCTTGTTGTATTCTTCCATACTGACTGTTGTAAGAGGTTTTTTTCACCTCTAGTGCTCAACTTAAGAGAAGAAAGTGGATTTCGCGTGCATAGGTCGTGGACGTATCGATTCTGGAGAATCATGAACCACATAAAAATGCTGGCGTCCACTTTGGTTTGCATTTCTCGTGTTCTTTATTTCTGCTgcacatatacatatatatatttgtaGAACAATAACTACACAAATAACAAATtgttattcacccctctctaccACAACGACACTGATCTCAACAATTATGGGGTTGGGTAATTTTTGTGCATTTTTCTCACACATCTCATCATTTCTTGCTCATTCAATACATAACAACTGGATGTCTAAGTTTTACCATGGGTGTGAATATACCTTTCATTGTTCTGTTAGCTACGTAGGACATATTGTGGCAATTGGTAGATTTTATGTGGCTGATGACTTCTACTGCTTAGTATTTGGATTCAATTGGTTAAGATAATTTCTTATAATGAATTATTACTAgtatttaaatctttccttttgacaAGATAATTATGTTAAGAACTATTGCCCTAACTAAAAACTAAGTGGATTATATTTGCTTAGAATCTTTAGTCAGTGTTCTTTAGCTCATTGCACGGTTCAAATCGCGGAAACAGTCATGCAAAATGCAAGGTAAGACTAAAATAAACCCAAAGTGATCCGACCTTTCTCCAGAACCCTGCACTGataggagcttcgtgcaccggctTGTCctttttttaaaatcctttactCAGTGTTCTTTAGCTCATTTCACTGATAGTACCATGCCATTTCCTAGTAGAGTCCAAGTGGTGTAGTTACCTGATCCTTTCACGAAGTGTTGCATTTCCTAActgccttttattttttttaattaattataattggcTGTTTGCTAGGCTTTATCAAACAAGTCAGCTTTCCAGAGGCATCAGCAATGGCTGCAGCATGCAAAGACTCGCAGTGCTAGACATAAGATAATGAAAGTAGGAGCTCTTATTTATCACGCCTATTTCATGACTATTGGATCACTTGTCTCATtaactttatatttttttatcagtTTCTGAGAGAGCAAGCTGCACTTGCAGCAACTGAAATAACTGCAGATGCAGTAGATGATTTTGTTGCGGATATCAAGGACGGGAGTGAAAATGAGCAGGCATCGCTCAGTGAAAGGAAATCCATATGGGAAAAGATTCTTGCGATCGTGGAAGAATCAGCAAAGACAAAGCCTGGCCTCGTGCCAGTTCAGAATAATGTTGGGTTGCGTAAAATCAATGGAAAGTCCAACAAGAGTGCACAAAAAATGAGTGTGAAGATCAATGGTGATCCAATGCTTGGGGAGCATGCTCTTACAGAGTTCTTTTTTGGAAAGATTCCTACATATAAAGAAGTGTTACCTGGTTTAGAAAGCTGGAAAGCAGGCAAAATCGCATTGTGGCATAATCTGGAAGGGCATTCTATTAAATGGTTTCACATTGCATGTATTGATCGCAAAGGTAATGATTGTTTCTATTCTCCAATCATTTAATAATATTAAGGCCGGGTTTACTTGGGCGTATGATATTGAAGATGGGCATCCATCCAGTTCTATGTTGCCTAATATTATGAAATTTGAACAATGGCAACCTTCTTCGTATTCTAGCTATGAATCCATTCTCCTAATCTGTGCACTCCCTTGGCAGGCATGATGGCTGAAGTTACATCAGCATTGGCAGCTGTCGGAATTAGGATATGTTCTTGTGTGGTTAGTGATAATCAAACATGAGTTATATGTGCCATATGTTGCATATCGACCTGACCTTCGTTGTTGTGAAACAGGCTGAGATTGACAGAAAAAGGGGTATTGGTGTTATGGTGTTTCATTATGAAGGAACATATGACAACCTAGTATGGCTCATCCATaagtaattttccttttcttgtttGTCTCGTCTTATATATGGATGTAACTGTAGGTGAATGCTTGTGGGAGCGTGGATGTCATCCTTGGTGTTTTGGGATGGTCCGCTGGCTGTAGCTGGTCCAGTCCTGCCGATGATCTCGATTTTCTATAAATGTGGATAGTTGAACTTGATCTACTAAACCAAAGTAAAACAAGAAAGTATCAGTTGGTATTCAGAGTGGCAAGAGCATTTCACATACTATTTTTGTAATTCGAGGGAGTTAGTGTATTTAAGAGTTTCAGGGATCTTTCCAGTTTATGTTTTTGAAATTCATATTCACAAATAAGAAGGGCTAACTGAACTAGCCTGTTAGCAGAGGAAATGTAAATAGGTAAAGGGGGGCATCCGGTGGTGTTTGAGCCTTTAACCGTGTTCATAAAGGCTTTTTAATGCACACAAAGAATAAACTGTTTTTAAAGTTGAATTATAGATTACAGCATTTTTCCGGTTATTGGTGTTATCTTTGATTCAAGCTTATGTGGAATGTTTCGAGTTATTGATGTTGAAGCCTATGGCCCGAGAAATCCTCGGAGAGGGTTCACCCTCGGGAATCCTATGGAGAGGGCCTATAAAAACCACTATCAAAACTTCTCTTTTGGAGAATTACTTAATACAAGAAGATGAagaaagataataataataacttgctgttttttttcatataatacaagtaaacactaagaaaagaatggaaattttaaattttaaaatattaatagaaGCCTTTTGAGTTCTAATAGTCGTTATATTAGAAGGCCTTAGGGAATGGATGAgtgtatacaaaaaaaaaaaaaaatagaatatcaaaACAACCTAGTTATACTTATACTAGACCACTTGAGAGCATCATTGTGTCAACATTCTCCGCCTTATCACTTTGGAGTTTTGTTGCACTAAAATTTGTTTCAATAAGCTACCTCATATGCTAGCACTTATTTACTTTGGGTCAGAGCTTACCGTAATGTTTCGCTAGGCTATCCCACAATCTTGTTATCTACTCTGGATTGGAGCTTATCATTGTTCCTACATTTTACATACACCTTAGAACCCAAATCCTCGGGTAAGAGAAGCTAGGTTTTTGACCCTTGCATATCTCATGTGGGGTATGCTCCATAGACTTTAAGGTAAATCTTGTTGAGAACGTATGCAACAGTCTCTAATACATATCCCACATACTGAGTAGGTTTTTATGACTCATCATGAACAAAAAATTAAATGACGAAGGTTAATTATTAGTCATCAATTCTGATTTTCTATGGTTGGATTTGTCTCTATATGAATGTTGGCGGGACTGGTTAACTGGGGTATTTTTAGTGACATACGATACTCATTCAACCAGACATATTGTGCCCTTAGTAATAAAGGACATCGATATTACCCCACTTTCTGGTGACTTTGATATAAGGACCAACCCTTTGCTAGAGAGGCTAACTTAGATTTTAGGAGTTTTTTCTAAATCaatattaggaagtgacttgtgtaatttaGATATTATATGATCGGGGTCCCTGTGACAAAAGATATTCCTTTAATCGAACCTTCTAGGTTATTTTTTCTACGTAATATCATTAATCTATTGTTAGGAAGTACATTAGATAACTCTAGCAATTGTATGACTGAGAGTCTTAGGATAGATATCCTTATAATCGGACTTTCTAGAGTTACTTCTTTATTTAATGATGTTAGAAATGGTCTTAACTCTATGGTGTGACCTGTGCGGGGTTGTATCGGACTTTAGCTAAAATCCCTACACAAGTGTAAGCATGGAGTCAGATAGATGAATAATTCATAGaaatattaactagcatcataatgaaaTCGAAAACATAGAATCACCCCCAAAACAACCTTCACCTTCGCTCACTTACATTCCCTCTCTCTTTACTCTCtctttccttctctctctcttctctcactCTCTCTCGAGCGTTCGTGAATCACCTTTTGATTATCTAGATAATTCGTCATACAAAATCAATTAgcgcttaatcaacagtccttgtcgatcaatatctttttattatttaacGACATAACTATAACTTATGGATACACATCACTTGTTACCTCCAAATGTTCATTGAGTTAAGTATATGCTCCTTTCATGGCATATATATCTTGTACAAGGATCACAAATTGGTTTATCTCATTGTCTTTTTTATCAATCCAATAATGCTTCTTCTCATGACTCATATTTTCACAAGGGGCACATATCTTCTTTTCCTCTCTCCAACCATACCATATATAGGAATCTAGATAAGGGCATTCCCTTGGGagaaatgttattttttttatcgattaacattattattatcatcatcaTTAGGAATGGAAATTTCACTCGAATTCGATGGATAATCCGACATCCGACCCAAATGGAGAAGGATATGGAGGGAATTTTTATACCCGATTATAGTAAATGGATATTCGGATATGGGTATTTCAGGTATGGGTATGGAGGCAGATGTGGTAAAATCCTATCCATACCCTACCTGATACccgatatatttatttatttatttataagtcTTATTTTTTATTGGGAAAGAAAAAACTTTAGCCGGTTTTCcgtcttagaaaaaaaaaacttagtttgtcTCTTTATCCTGTTATCAACACACATCTCATTTTCTTTTCCATGGAAAATGTTCACCTGATCGAAGGAGAGCGAGACGAGGAAGAGCTGACAAGtacattatatattttttttaaatgagaatgGTAGGGAATAATAGAATGATGGGTAGGATATGGGTACCCGAAACTTCGACGGGTATGAGGATGGGTATGAAAGTTAAATACCTGATGTGTATGGGGATGGATATGGGTATAGATATAATAAATAAGGATAGATACGGAGGATATGAAATCCTATCCAAATCTTACCATTACCATCCCTAATCAACATAGATAATACTCCCTTGGAATCTCTTGTCTATTCTCCATGAAGTTGAACATCTATGCAATCACCAAAGCCTTACATGAAAGACAAGCCATTTATCGCCTTGAATAGCATTTCATTTAGATGAGGATCAAATATGATAATCATACCCCAAAGAGGAACCACAAAATTATACCAATTAATTCAAGGGTTCTAGGAATGAGAAGCCATGGGAAGAAGGAAAGAGTCTTATTTTCATTGTCATGGTCCATTATATATATCTTATCTCTCTCATAGCTTAAGACTCTCATATATACCATGATGGTGATTTTAGAGAGAAAAGAACAAGGAAGAAACTTTGAGGGAAGAACTTAGCATCATCatcaaaatataatattatacaattaaaattaattgaatatAAATGTATTAGatgaaataataaatttttattcaTTTACATTGATTATTCATCGGCTATTTGTCACCCTAatgtttatttgttcttttagggtGGCTATGACTATGGTATTAGCCATCTCAACATCATTAATTAGGGTGTACAAGTGGACTATCTTAATGTTTACTTGTTTGTATAGATGGCCATAAAGAATATAATTGTCAGCAACCTAATTAATGCTAAATCCAAATAATAACCTTCATATCATTTATATCATAGAGATTCATTTGACCATATCTTTTATCCTcacaattaaaattcaaaatctgaAGCCATATGAGAGTCTCAATATTTGaccaaaatgatattatttagtATCACATATAGATTGAAAGTTGAAGAAGGGAAGAAATAAAATAGAGGATTGAGATACTGTTTGTATCGAAATTATATGTTTTGACCATTTTATATGGCATGGTACAAGATCTCAAAATTATGCTCCCAATTCAAAAGAAATTGTAGGATCATTGCGAGAATTCATTATTTGGTTTGGTTGGCCAAATTAATGTTTAGAAAGTTAGTCGTGTATGATCTTGATGActaaaggtgaatacgctcatcCCCAGCGACCCTGTCAATCCGTTCTAAGTACAACACGGAGGGTAAATCACAGACGGATATTAATTTTTGGAATAGTTACTAACACATAAGTGAGAAATTTACCTCGATTTTACCCAGATTCGAACCCTAAACCTCATGATAATAACATCTCATGTGCTAACCACTAGATTATGTATAACCTTGCTCATTAATAATCTTGTACATGATCGCCTACCCTTGTGCATGCTCTCCGTAATTGTCTCCAGCGTCGGCGACCAGTGCCGGCATTTCAATCCCACCAGCTGCTCGTAGTGCTTCCTCAGCTCCGGCGTGCTGCATAAACTACTTCCACCACCACCGTCGCCGACCCTGTTCCTCCGACCTCCGTTTTCCTCCTGCGTGGACCCGATGACCTTAGCTATGAACTCAGGCCGCACCTTGATGACTTGCCTCCCGTCGTCGCCCTTCGCGTACGAGAAAGGACTCTGCTCCTCGAGCGACACCTTCGCCGCAGGCGGAGACAGCGACGCTAGGGACGCCGTCGTCAGAGTCTTGCTGCAGCCGAAGCGGTCGGCCGGGAGGAGGAAATAGGTCTCCCCCGCGAGGAGCTCGGCGGCGGCTGCGAGGACCGGGAGCGGGTGGCCGATGTAGAAGGAGTTGGCGTGGCAGACGATGCGGTCCGGGAACTCGGACATCAGCTCGCCGGCGAGGAGCTGCTTCTTCGCGGCAAGTAAAGACGTGGGGCCATCCCAAGAGACGAGCTTCACCAAACGGCGGCGGCTGCGATTAGGGAAGGTGATGGTGAAGCAGGAGTAAGATGCTGCTGCCTTCCGCATCGCGCGTGCGGACGAGTGGAATTGAGGAGAAGAGATGGGAGTCTGGTGGTGGAGAGTAGTACGTTCTTAAAGGGTGGCAGGCCGTGGTTGACTTGGACCAGTCAAAGTCTAGGTTCCACTTGGCCTTGTAGTCAGCGGCGACCAAGAACACGTGCTAAATTTTGCAATTTGTCAACGCTCATCCGTGCTGGTGCAACTTGGTAGCGTCGTCAACGCCCGCATCGCGGCGTTCATTAATCTCACTGTTGTGGCGTTCAAAGCCTGTTTCTCAACGCCGACGATTCTGTCGACGCCGCTACGGCAGAGTCCTCCAAACAGTTGCgtctgatttttattttttaattttatttttatttttattgaacGAACAG encodes the following:
- the LOC122043906 gene encoding uncharacterized protein LOC122043906, encoding MRKAAASYSCFTITFPNRSRRRLVKLVSWDGPTSLLAAKKQLLAGELMSEFPDRIVCHANSFYIGHPLPVLAAAAELLAGETYFLLPADRFGCSKTLTTASLASLSPPAAKVSLEEQSPFSYAKGDDGRQVIKVRPEFIAKVIGSTQEENGGRRNRVGDGGGGSSLCSTPELRKHYEQLVGLKCRHWSPTLETITESMHKGRRSCTRLLMSKVIHNLVVST